From Amphiprion ocellaris isolate individual 3 ecotype Okinawa chromosome 10, ASM2253959v1, whole genome shotgun sequence, one genomic window encodes:
- the LOC129347263 gene encoding transmembrane and ubiquitin-like domain-containing protein 1, with translation MALIEGVGDEVTLLFGSLLLLTVLLLAWISTRTSDPPEHLFTSSTGPASSPRTGHAQQDTPPSSTSAASLSSSSPSSASSSVSDGAATEAPPTAQEERAEPLSARNMVVRLKFLNDTERTAQVKPQDTIGYIKRTYFAGQEQQVRLIYQGQLLQDDAQTLASLNLVHNCVLHCHISQHAGRGAAGGPRPADQVQVALNVGSLMVPLLVLMLSVLWYCQIQYRQFFTAPATASLVGVTIFLSLVAFGVYRR, from the exons ATGGCTCTGATCGAAGGCGTGGGAGACGAGGTGACGCTGCTGTTCggctccctgctgctgctgacggtGCTGCTGCTCGCCTGGATCTCCACCCGCACCTCCGACCCCCCAGAACACCTGTTCACCTCCTCCACAGGCCCCGCCTCCTCACCGAGGACAGGACACGCCCAGCAGGACACGCCCCCCTCCTCCACCAGCGCCGCCTCCTTATCGTCCTCCTCTCCGTCTTCGGCCTCCAGCTCCGTGAGCGACGGCGCCGCGACGGAGGCCCCGCCCACCGCACAGGAGGAGAGGGCGGAGCCTCTATCTGCCAGGAACATGGTGGTCCGCCTGAAGTTCCTGAATGACACGGAGAGAACGGCTCAGGTGAAACCACAGGACACCATTGGCTACATCAAACG GACCTACTTTGCGGGTCAGGAGCAGCAGGTCCGACTCATCTATCAGggtcagctgctgcaggacgACGCTCAGACTCTGGCGTCACTGAACCTCGTCCATAACTGCGTCCTGCACTGTCACATCTCGCAGCACGCCGGGCGGGGGGCGGCGGGTGGGCCACGGCCTGCCGACCAGGTGCAGGTGGCGCTGAACGTGGGCAGCCTGATGGTGCCGCTGCTGGTGCTCATGCTTTCGGTTTTGTGGTACTGTCAGATCCAGTACCGGCAGTTCTTCACCGCCCCGGCCACCGCCTCGCTGGTCGGAGTCACCATCTTCCTCAGCCTGGTGGCCTTTGGGGTCTACCGCCGCtag
- the ubtfl gene encoding nucleolar transcription factor 1-A isoform X4 encodes MNGSSSVSAAQSTRIKAEPDDWSKEDCLTLLERIRSLLPDGDAMKYKTTESHFDWEKVCFGSFTGDMCRQKWQKVSCEVRKYRTMTELIVDAIEFVKNPYKGKKLKTHPDFPKKPLTPYFRFFMEKRAKYAKIHPEMSNLDLTKILSKKYKELPDKKKQKYITEFQREKEDFEKNMTRFKEEHPELIEEKKKSDLPEKPKTPQQLWYNHEKKTYMKLHPEVSQKELKEALRRQWSQLSDKRRLKWISKALESMRAYHEAHPDVNSDDHVRSVLTKAERQLKDKFDGRPTKPPPNGYSLYCAELMVNMKDVPSTERMVLCSKQWKMMTQKEKDMFQKRCEQRKKQYDVDLQRFLESLPEEERDRVLTEEKLGGAKVAVGVASSPHRAKSPSAKERCREAEPEPWVPVGPNPKDRRDSKKTAKLPETPKTAEDMWQHSVIGDYLAKYRSDRRKAQVAMEAAWKSMEKKEKIPWIKKAAEDQKRYEVQYRPVRELLEMRTPAAGQRKPKFDGEPKKPPVSGYQMFSQELLTNGELNHFSLKERMVEIGKRWQKLSQSQKDKYKKLVEEQQVEYKAELEAWVKSLSPQDRAVYKEFSSSKRRSTAKVRSSPSAKVRMTAKGKAGSSRTATPGLAVSKRAMAYRAKQDMSDSDEEEKSDSSDSDEDDETSGSSDSDDDDNDEDEDEDDEDQTSSEESSDSDSD; translated from the exons ATGAACGGCAGCAGCAGCGTCTCCGCGGCTCAGAGCACCAGGATCAAGGCTGAACCAG ATGACTGGAGTAAGGAGGACTGCCTGACTCTGCTGGAGAGGATCCGCAGTCTGCTGCCGGATGGAGACGCCATGAAGTACAAGACCACCGAGTCGCACTTCGACTGGGAGAAGGTGTGCTTCGGCAGCTTCACCGGGGACATGTGCCGCCAGAAGTGGCAGAAGGTGTCGTGTGAG GTCCGGAAGTACCGAACGATGACGGAGCTCATCGTGGATGCCATCGAGTTCGTAAAGAACCCGTACAAAGGCAAGAAGCTGAAG ACTCACCCAGATTTTCCCAAGAAGCCGCTGACTCCGTACTTTCGATTCTTCATGGAGAAACGAGCCAAATACGCCAAAATCCACCCGGAGATGAGCAACCTGGACCTCACCAAGATCCTATCCAAGAAGTACAAGGAGCTGCCCGACAAGAAGAAG CAAAAGTACATCACAGAGttccagagagagaaagaagactTCGAGAAGAACATGACTCGCTTCAA GGAGGAGCATCCGGAGCTGattgaagagaaaaagaagtcGGATCTGCCGGAGAAACCCAAAACTCCTCAGCAGCTGTGGTACAACCATGAAAAGAAGACATACATGAAGCTTCACCCTGAG GTGAGTCAGAAGGAGCTGAAGGAGGCTCTGAGGAGGCAGTGGTCCCAGCTGTCCGACAAGAGGAGGCTCAAGTGGATCAGCAAGGCCCTGGAA AGTATGAGAGCAtatcatgaagctcatccagacgTCAACTCAGACGATCACGTTCGCTCCGTCCTCACCAAAGCTGAGAGGCAGCTGAAGGACAAGTTCGATGGACGGCCAACAAAACCGCCACC TAACGGGTACTCTCTGTACTGCGCTGAGCTGATGGTGAACATGAAGGACGTCCCCAGCACGGAGCGCATGGTTCTGTGTAGCAAACAGTGGAAGATGATGACGCAGAAGGAGAAGGACATGTTCCAGAAACGCTGTGAGCAG AGAAAGAAGCAGTACGACGTGGACCTGCAGAGGTTCCTGGAG aGTCTGCCAGAGGAGGAGCGGGACCGAGTCCTGACGGAGGAGAAGCTGGGCGGAGCCAAAGTGGCGGTGGGTGTGGCCTCCAGCCCACACAGAGCCAAGTCTCCGTCTGCTAAg GAGCGCTGTCGGGAGGCGGAGCCAGAGCCGTGGGTTCCTGTCGGGCCTAACCCTAAGGACCGGCGGGACAGCAAGAAGACAGCAAAGCTTCCAGAGACGCCAAAAACAGCCGAGGACATGTGGCAGCACAGCGTGATCGGAGACTACTTGGCCAAGTACAGG AGTGACCGCAGGAAGGCGCAGGTGGCAATGGAGGCGGCCTGGAAATCCatggagaagaaggagaaaattCCTTGGATCAAGAAGGCGGCCGAGGACCAGAAACGTTACGAGGTTCAGTACCGGCCTGTG AGGGAGCTGTTGGAGATGAGGACTCCGGCTGCAGGCCAGAGGAAGCCCAAGTTtgacggagaacccaagaaaccTCCAGT GAGCGGCTACCAGATGTTCTCCCAGGAGCTGCTGACCAACGGCGAGCTGAACCACTTCAGCCTGAAGGAGCGGATGGTGGAGATCGGCAAACGCTGGCAGAAGCTCAGCCAGAGTCAGAAGGACAAGTACAAGAAGTtggtggaggagcagcaggtggAGTACAAGGCTGAGCTGGAGGCCTGGGTCaag TCTCTGTCTCCTCAGGACCGAGCCGTCTACAAGGAGTTCTCCTCCTCA AAACGTCGCAGTACCGCTAAAGTCCGCAGCAGCCCCAGCGCTAAAGTCCGCATGACGGCCAAGGGCAAGGCAGGAAGCTCCAGAACAGCTACGCCCGGGCTAGCCGTTAGCAAGAGAGCTATGGCTTACAGGGCCAAG CAGGACATGTCGGACTCGGACGAGGAGGAGAAAAGTGACTCGTCGGACTCTGACGAAGACGATGAGACGTCAGGAAGCAGCGACAGCGATGACGATGAT AATGACGAGGATGAGGACGAGGACGATGAAGATCAGACGTCTTCGGAGGAGTCCAGCGACTCCGACTCAGACTAG
- the ubtfl gene encoding nucleolar transcription factor 1-A isoform X1: protein MNGSSSVSAAQSTRIKAEPDDWSKEDCLTLLERIRSLLPDGDAMKYKTTESHFDWEKVCFGSFTGDMCRQKWQKVSCEVRKYRTMTELIVDAIEFVKNPYKGKKLKTHPDFPKKPLTPYFRFFMEKRAKYAKIHPEMSNLDLTKILSKKYKELPDKKKQKYITEFQREKEDFEKNMTRFKEEHPELIEEKKKSDLPEKPKTPQQLWYNHEKKTYMKLHPEVSQKELKEALRRQWSQLSDKRRLKWISKALELQKDYEDSMRAYHEAHPDVNSDDHVRSVLTKAERQLKDKFDGRPTKPPPNGYSLYCAELMVNMKDVPSTERMVLCSKQWKMMTQKEKDMFQKRCEQRKKQYDVDLQRFLESLPEEERDRVLTEEKLGGAKVAVGVASSPHRAKSPSAKERCREAEPEPWVPVGPNPKDRRDSKKTAKLPETPKTAEDMWQHSVIGDYLAKYRSDRRKAQVAMEAAWKSMEKKEKIPWIKKAAEDQKRYEVQYRPVRELLEMRTPAAGQRKPKFDGEPKKPPVSGYQMFSQELLTNGELNHFSLKERMVEIGKRWQKLSQSQKDKYKKLVEEQQVEYKAELEAWVKSLSPQDRAVYKEFSSSKRRSTAKVRSSPSAKVRMTAKGKAGSSRTATPGLAVSKRAMAYRAKQDMSDSDEEEKSDSSDSDEDDETSGSSDSDDDDNDEDEDEDDEDQTSSEESSDSDSD, encoded by the exons ATGAACGGCAGCAGCAGCGTCTCCGCGGCTCAGAGCACCAGGATCAAGGCTGAACCAG ATGACTGGAGTAAGGAGGACTGCCTGACTCTGCTGGAGAGGATCCGCAGTCTGCTGCCGGATGGAGACGCCATGAAGTACAAGACCACCGAGTCGCACTTCGACTGGGAGAAGGTGTGCTTCGGCAGCTTCACCGGGGACATGTGCCGCCAGAAGTGGCAGAAGGTGTCGTGTGAG GTCCGGAAGTACCGAACGATGACGGAGCTCATCGTGGATGCCATCGAGTTCGTAAAGAACCCGTACAAAGGCAAGAAGCTGAAG ACTCACCCAGATTTTCCCAAGAAGCCGCTGACTCCGTACTTTCGATTCTTCATGGAGAAACGAGCCAAATACGCCAAAATCCACCCGGAGATGAGCAACCTGGACCTCACCAAGATCCTATCCAAGAAGTACAAGGAGCTGCCCGACAAGAAGAAG CAAAAGTACATCACAGAGttccagagagagaaagaagactTCGAGAAGAACATGACTCGCTTCAA GGAGGAGCATCCGGAGCTGattgaagagaaaaagaagtcGGATCTGCCGGAGAAACCCAAAACTCCTCAGCAGCTGTGGTACAACCATGAAAAGAAGACATACATGAAGCTTCACCCTGAG GTGAGTCAGAAGGAGCTGAAGGAGGCTCTGAGGAGGCAGTGGTCCCAGCTGTCCGACAAGAGGAGGCTCAAGTGGATCAGCAAGGCCCTGGAACTGCAGAAAGACTACGAG GACAGTATGAGAGCAtatcatgaagctcatccagacgTCAACTCAGACGATCACGTTCGCTCCGTCCTCACCAAAGCTGAGAGGCAGCTGAAGGACAAGTTCGATGGACGGCCAACAAAACCGCCACC TAACGGGTACTCTCTGTACTGCGCTGAGCTGATGGTGAACATGAAGGACGTCCCCAGCACGGAGCGCATGGTTCTGTGTAGCAAACAGTGGAAGATGATGACGCAGAAGGAGAAGGACATGTTCCAGAAACGCTGTGAGCAG AGAAAGAAGCAGTACGACGTGGACCTGCAGAGGTTCCTGGAG aGTCTGCCAGAGGAGGAGCGGGACCGAGTCCTGACGGAGGAGAAGCTGGGCGGAGCCAAAGTGGCGGTGGGTGTGGCCTCCAGCCCACACAGAGCCAAGTCTCCGTCTGCTAAg GAGCGCTGTCGGGAGGCGGAGCCAGAGCCGTGGGTTCCTGTCGGGCCTAACCCTAAGGACCGGCGGGACAGCAAGAAGACAGCAAAGCTTCCAGAGACGCCAAAAACAGCCGAGGACATGTGGCAGCACAGCGTGATCGGAGACTACTTGGCCAAGTACAGG AGTGACCGCAGGAAGGCGCAGGTGGCAATGGAGGCGGCCTGGAAATCCatggagaagaaggagaaaattCCTTGGATCAAGAAGGCGGCCGAGGACCAGAAACGTTACGAGGTTCAGTACCGGCCTGTG AGGGAGCTGTTGGAGATGAGGACTCCGGCTGCAGGCCAGAGGAAGCCCAAGTTtgacggagaacccaagaaaccTCCAGT GAGCGGCTACCAGATGTTCTCCCAGGAGCTGCTGACCAACGGCGAGCTGAACCACTTCAGCCTGAAGGAGCGGATGGTGGAGATCGGCAAACGCTGGCAGAAGCTCAGCCAGAGTCAGAAGGACAAGTACAAGAAGTtggtggaggagcagcaggtggAGTACAAGGCTGAGCTGGAGGCCTGGGTCaag TCTCTGTCTCCTCAGGACCGAGCCGTCTACAAGGAGTTCTCCTCCTCA AAACGTCGCAGTACCGCTAAAGTCCGCAGCAGCCCCAGCGCTAAAGTCCGCATGACGGCCAAGGGCAAGGCAGGAAGCTCCAGAACAGCTACGCCCGGGCTAGCCGTTAGCAAGAGAGCTATGGCTTACAGGGCCAAG CAGGACATGTCGGACTCGGACGAGGAGGAGAAAAGTGACTCGTCGGACTCTGACGAAGACGATGAGACGTCAGGAAGCAGCGACAGCGATGACGATGAT AATGACGAGGATGAGGACGAGGACGATGAAGATCAGACGTCTTCGGAGGAGTCCAGCGACTCCGACTCAGACTAG
- the ubtfl gene encoding nucleolar transcription factor 1-A isoform X2: protein MNGSSSVSAAQSTRIKAEPDDWSKEDCLTLLERIRSLLPDGDAMKYKTTESHFDWEKVCFGSFTGDMCRQKWQKVSCEVRKYRTMTELIVDAIEFVKNPYKGKKLKTHPDFPKKPLTPYFRFFMEKRAKYAKIHPEMSNLDLTKILSKKYKELPDKKKQKYITEFQREKEDFEKNMTRFKEEHPELIEEKKKSDLPEKPKTPQQLWYNHEKKTYMKLHPEVSQKELKEALRRQWSQLSDKRRLKWISKALELQKDYEDSMRAYHEAHPDVNSDDHVRSVLTKAERQLKDKFDGRPTKPPPNGYSLYCAELMVNMKDVPSTERMVLCSKQWKMMTQKEKDMFQKRCEQRKKQYDVDLQRFLESLPEEERDRVLTEEKLGGAKVAVGVASSPHRAKSPSAKERCREAEPEPWVPVGPNPKDRRDSKKTAKLPETPKTAEDMWQHSVIGDYLAKYRSDRRKAQVAMEAAWKSMEKKEKIPWIKKAAEDQKRYEVQYRPVRELLEMRTPAAGQRKPKFDGEPKKPPVSGYQMFSQELLTNGELNHFSLKERMVEIGKRWQKLSQSQKDKYKKLVEEQQVEYKAELEAWVKSLSPQDRAVYKEFSSSKRRSTAKVRSSPSAKVRMTAKGKAGSSRTATPGLAVSKRAMAYRAKDMSDSDEEEKSDSSDSDEDDETSGSSDSDDDDNDEDEDEDDEDQTSSEESSDSDSD from the exons ATGAACGGCAGCAGCAGCGTCTCCGCGGCTCAGAGCACCAGGATCAAGGCTGAACCAG ATGACTGGAGTAAGGAGGACTGCCTGACTCTGCTGGAGAGGATCCGCAGTCTGCTGCCGGATGGAGACGCCATGAAGTACAAGACCACCGAGTCGCACTTCGACTGGGAGAAGGTGTGCTTCGGCAGCTTCACCGGGGACATGTGCCGCCAGAAGTGGCAGAAGGTGTCGTGTGAG GTCCGGAAGTACCGAACGATGACGGAGCTCATCGTGGATGCCATCGAGTTCGTAAAGAACCCGTACAAAGGCAAGAAGCTGAAG ACTCACCCAGATTTTCCCAAGAAGCCGCTGACTCCGTACTTTCGATTCTTCATGGAGAAACGAGCCAAATACGCCAAAATCCACCCGGAGATGAGCAACCTGGACCTCACCAAGATCCTATCCAAGAAGTACAAGGAGCTGCCCGACAAGAAGAAG CAAAAGTACATCACAGAGttccagagagagaaagaagactTCGAGAAGAACATGACTCGCTTCAA GGAGGAGCATCCGGAGCTGattgaagagaaaaagaagtcGGATCTGCCGGAGAAACCCAAAACTCCTCAGCAGCTGTGGTACAACCATGAAAAGAAGACATACATGAAGCTTCACCCTGAG GTGAGTCAGAAGGAGCTGAAGGAGGCTCTGAGGAGGCAGTGGTCCCAGCTGTCCGACAAGAGGAGGCTCAAGTGGATCAGCAAGGCCCTGGAACTGCAGAAAGACTACGAG GACAGTATGAGAGCAtatcatgaagctcatccagacgTCAACTCAGACGATCACGTTCGCTCCGTCCTCACCAAAGCTGAGAGGCAGCTGAAGGACAAGTTCGATGGACGGCCAACAAAACCGCCACC TAACGGGTACTCTCTGTACTGCGCTGAGCTGATGGTGAACATGAAGGACGTCCCCAGCACGGAGCGCATGGTTCTGTGTAGCAAACAGTGGAAGATGATGACGCAGAAGGAGAAGGACATGTTCCAGAAACGCTGTGAGCAG AGAAAGAAGCAGTACGACGTGGACCTGCAGAGGTTCCTGGAG aGTCTGCCAGAGGAGGAGCGGGACCGAGTCCTGACGGAGGAGAAGCTGGGCGGAGCCAAAGTGGCGGTGGGTGTGGCCTCCAGCCCACACAGAGCCAAGTCTCCGTCTGCTAAg GAGCGCTGTCGGGAGGCGGAGCCAGAGCCGTGGGTTCCTGTCGGGCCTAACCCTAAGGACCGGCGGGACAGCAAGAAGACAGCAAAGCTTCCAGAGACGCCAAAAACAGCCGAGGACATGTGGCAGCACAGCGTGATCGGAGACTACTTGGCCAAGTACAGG AGTGACCGCAGGAAGGCGCAGGTGGCAATGGAGGCGGCCTGGAAATCCatggagaagaaggagaaaattCCTTGGATCAAGAAGGCGGCCGAGGACCAGAAACGTTACGAGGTTCAGTACCGGCCTGTG AGGGAGCTGTTGGAGATGAGGACTCCGGCTGCAGGCCAGAGGAAGCCCAAGTTtgacggagaacccaagaaaccTCCAGT GAGCGGCTACCAGATGTTCTCCCAGGAGCTGCTGACCAACGGCGAGCTGAACCACTTCAGCCTGAAGGAGCGGATGGTGGAGATCGGCAAACGCTGGCAGAAGCTCAGCCAGAGTCAGAAGGACAAGTACAAGAAGTtggtggaggagcagcaggtggAGTACAAGGCTGAGCTGGAGGCCTGGGTCaag TCTCTGTCTCCTCAGGACCGAGCCGTCTACAAGGAGTTCTCCTCCTCA AAACGTCGCAGTACCGCTAAAGTCCGCAGCAGCCCCAGCGCTAAAGTCCGCATGACGGCCAAGGGCAAGGCAGGAAGCTCCAGAACAGCTACGCCCGGGCTAGCCGTTAGCAAGAGAGCTATGGCTTACAGGGCCAAG GACATGTCGGACTCGGACGAGGAGGAGAAAAGTGACTCGTCGGACTCTGACGAAGACGATGAGACGTCAGGAAGCAGCGACAGCGATGACGATGAT AATGACGAGGATGAGGACGAGGACGATGAAGATCAGACGTCTTCGGAGGAGTCCAGCGACTCCGACTCAGACTAG
- the ubtfl gene encoding nucleolar transcription factor 1-A isoform X3, which yields MNGSSSVSAAQSTRIKAEPDDWSKEDCLTLLERIRSLLPDGDAMKYKTTESHFDWEKVCFGSFTGDMCRQKWQKVSCEVRKYRTMTELIVDAIEFVKNPYKGKKLKTHPDFPKKPLTPYFRFFMEKRAKYAKIHPEMSNLDLTKILSKKYKELPDKKKQKYITEFQREKEDFEKNMTRFKEEHPELIEEKKKSDLPEKPKTPQQLWYNHEKKTYMKLHPEVSQKELKEALRRQWSQLSDKRRLKWISKALELQKDYEDSMRAYHEAHPDVNSDDHVRSVLTKAERQLKDKFDGRPTKPPPNGYSLYCAELMVNMKDVPSTERMVLCSKQWKMMTQKEKDMFQKRCEQRKKQYDVDLQRFLESLPEEERDRVLTEEKLGGAKVAVGVASSPHRAKSPSAKERCREAEPEPWVPVGPNPKDRRDSKKTAKLPETPKTAEDMWQHSVIGDYLAKYRSDRRKAQVAMEAAWKSMEKKEKIPWIKKAAEDQKRYERELLEMRTPAAGQRKPKFDGEPKKPPVSGYQMFSQELLTNGELNHFSLKERMVEIGKRWQKLSQSQKDKYKKLVEEQQVEYKAELEAWVKSLSPQDRAVYKEFSSSKRRSTAKVRSSPSAKVRMTAKGKAGSSRTATPGLAVSKRAMAYRAKQDMSDSDEEEKSDSSDSDEDDETSGSSDSDDDDNDEDEDEDDEDQTSSEESSDSDSD from the exons ATGAACGGCAGCAGCAGCGTCTCCGCGGCTCAGAGCACCAGGATCAAGGCTGAACCAG ATGACTGGAGTAAGGAGGACTGCCTGACTCTGCTGGAGAGGATCCGCAGTCTGCTGCCGGATGGAGACGCCATGAAGTACAAGACCACCGAGTCGCACTTCGACTGGGAGAAGGTGTGCTTCGGCAGCTTCACCGGGGACATGTGCCGCCAGAAGTGGCAGAAGGTGTCGTGTGAG GTCCGGAAGTACCGAACGATGACGGAGCTCATCGTGGATGCCATCGAGTTCGTAAAGAACCCGTACAAAGGCAAGAAGCTGAAG ACTCACCCAGATTTTCCCAAGAAGCCGCTGACTCCGTACTTTCGATTCTTCATGGAGAAACGAGCCAAATACGCCAAAATCCACCCGGAGATGAGCAACCTGGACCTCACCAAGATCCTATCCAAGAAGTACAAGGAGCTGCCCGACAAGAAGAAG CAAAAGTACATCACAGAGttccagagagagaaagaagactTCGAGAAGAACATGACTCGCTTCAA GGAGGAGCATCCGGAGCTGattgaagagaaaaagaagtcGGATCTGCCGGAGAAACCCAAAACTCCTCAGCAGCTGTGGTACAACCATGAAAAGAAGACATACATGAAGCTTCACCCTGAG GTGAGTCAGAAGGAGCTGAAGGAGGCTCTGAGGAGGCAGTGGTCCCAGCTGTCCGACAAGAGGAGGCTCAAGTGGATCAGCAAGGCCCTGGAACTGCAGAAAGACTACGAG GACAGTATGAGAGCAtatcatgaagctcatccagacgTCAACTCAGACGATCACGTTCGCTCCGTCCTCACCAAAGCTGAGAGGCAGCTGAAGGACAAGTTCGATGGACGGCCAACAAAACCGCCACC TAACGGGTACTCTCTGTACTGCGCTGAGCTGATGGTGAACATGAAGGACGTCCCCAGCACGGAGCGCATGGTTCTGTGTAGCAAACAGTGGAAGATGATGACGCAGAAGGAGAAGGACATGTTCCAGAAACGCTGTGAGCAG AGAAAGAAGCAGTACGACGTGGACCTGCAGAGGTTCCTGGAG aGTCTGCCAGAGGAGGAGCGGGACCGAGTCCTGACGGAGGAGAAGCTGGGCGGAGCCAAAGTGGCGGTGGGTGTGGCCTCCAGCCCACACAGAGCCAAGTCTCCGTCTGCTAAg GAGCGCTGTCGGGAGGCGGAGCCAGAGCCGTGGGTTCCTGTCGGGCCTAACCCTAAGGACCGGCGGGACAGCAAGAAGACAGCAAAGCTTCCAGAGACGCCAAAAACAGCCGAGGACATGTGGCAGCACAGCGTGATCGGAGACTACTTGGCCAAGTACAGG AGTGACCGCAGGAAGGCGCAGGTGGCAATGGAGGCGGCCTGGAAATCCatggagaagaaggagaaaattCCTTGGATCAAGAAGGCGGCCGAGGACCAGAAACGTTACGAG AGGGAGCTGTTGGAGATGAGGACTCCGGCTGCAGGCCAGAGGAAGCCCAAGTTtgacggagaacccaagaaaccTCCAGT GAGCGGCTACCAGATGTTCTCCCAGGAGCTGCTGACCAACGGCGAGCTGAACCACTTCAGCCTGAAGGAGCGGATGGTGGAGATCGGCAAACGCTGGCAGAAGCTCAGCCAGAGTCAGAAGGACAAGTACAAGAAGTtggtggaggagcagcaggtggAGTACAAGGCTGAGCTGGAGGCCTGGGTCaag TCTCTGTCTCCTCAGGACCGAGCCGTCTACAAGGAGTTCTCCTCCTCA AAACGTCGCAGTACCGCTAAAGTCCGCAGCAGCCCCAGCGCTAAAGTCCGCATGACGGCCAAGGGCAAGGCAGGAAGCTCCAGAACAGCTACGCCCGGGCTAGCCGTTAGCAAGAGAGCTATGGCTTACAGGGCCAAG CAGGACATGTCGGACTCGGACGAGGAGGAGAAAAGTGACTCGTCGGACTCTGACGAAGACGATGAGACGTCAGGAAGCAGCGACAGCGATGACGATGAT AATGACGAGGATGAGGACGAGGACGATGAAGATCAGACGTCTTCGGAGGAGTCCAGCGACTCCGACTCAGACTAG